From a single Anaerolineales bacterium genomic region:
- a CDS encoding SGNH/GDSL hydrolase family protein — protein sequence MTERTGARMDPVRLPQGSRGRKTSPAILGGSFRRIRAWCWRAASLVHRSFPRRPAVHAVGDSHAKFIFRGAPDIRLHHLGPVTMHRIARDGRAALLLSDLGVHDRDIVIWCLGEIDVRCHLVPQARRQGVTVASLAASLAGGFLRSVSEIQKDARALRTVILSVIPPTDQAPNPAFPIAGTLAERVEARRILNRSLAEQCSAFDFHFLDPFDPFADPEGALRRSMSDGNVHVGPSHADRVLEPVRDLCSPWRETLPSRAGPGRDSA from the coding sequence TTGACGGAACGCACCGGGGCACGGATGGATCCGGTCCGTCTGCCGCAGGGATCCCGCGGCCGCAAAACGTCGCCAGCCATCCTGGGCGGATCGTTCCGCCGGATCCGCGCCTGGTGCTGGCGGGCCGCCTCTTTGGTCCATAGATCATTCCCACGCCGGCCTGCGGTGCACGCCGTGGGAGACAGCCATGCGAAGTTCATTTTCCGCGGCGCGCCGGACATCCGGCTGCATCACCTGGGGCCGGTGACGATGCACCGGATCGCGCGCGACGGACGCGCCGCCCTGCTTTTGAGCGATCTGGGCGTGCACGACCGGGATATCGTCATCTGGTGCCTGGGGGAAATCGACGTGCGCTGCCATCTCGTTCCGCAGGCCCGTCGGCAGGGCGTGACCGTCGCCTCCCTCGCCGCAAGTTTGGCCGGAGGATTTCTCCGGTCCGTCTCTGAAATCCAAAAGGACGCGCGCGCCCTGCGGACGGTCATCTTGTCGGTCATTCCTCCCACCGATCAAGCCCCAAATCCGGCGTTTCCCATCGCCGGCACCCTCGCCGAACGGGTCGAAGCCCGCCGGATTCTCAACCGGTCGCTGGCCGAACAATGTTCCGCTTTCGATTTTCATTTCCTGGATCCGTTCGACCCTTTCGCGGATCCGGAGGGCGCCCTGCGCCGAAGCATGTCGGACGGCAACGTCCATGTCGGGCCGTCGCACGCGGATCGAGTCCTCGAGCCGGTCAGGGATTTATGCTCGCCGTGGCGGGAGACCCTTCCCAGCCGGGCCGGCCCGGGAAGGGATTCGGCTTGA
- a CDS encoding O-methyltransferase, producing the protein MFHNIRPEILERMRQLEAIDRRDRADGTPRQRRLRQIPPETGRFLALLAAGTPPGAWLEIGSSAGYSTMWLALACERFDRRLTAFEILPEKAALARETLSRAGIEQWVELVEGDARNHPAAFRQVAFCFLDAEKEIYSDCYEAVVPNLVPGGILAADNAVSHADSLRPVLERAQADPRVDSLIVPVGKGVLICRKE; encoded by the coding sequence ATGTTCCACAACATCCGGCCGGAAATCCTCGAACGGATGCGCCAATTGGAGGCGATCGACCGCCGGGACCGCGCCGACGGCACGCCCCGCCAGCGGCGCCTGCGCCAAATCCCGCCCGAGACCGGCCGGTTCCTGGCCCTGCTGGCGGCGGGCACGCCGCCGGGCGCGTGGCTTGAAATCGGCTCCAGCGCCGGGTATTCGACGATGTGGCTGGCGCTGGCCTGCGAGCGCTTCGACCGGCGCCTGACCGCGTTCGAGATTCTGCCGGAGAAGGCCGCCCTGGCGCGGGAGACTTTGAGCCGGGCGGGGATCGAACAGTGGGTGGAACTGGTTGAAGGCGATGCGCGCAACCATCCGGCGGCGTTCCGGCAGGTTGCGTTTTGTTTTTTGGACGCGGAAAAGGAAATCTACTCCGACTGCTACGAAGCGGTAGTCCCCAACCTGGTTCCCGGCGGGATCCTGGCCGCCGACAACGCGGTCAGCCATGCCGATTCTCTCCGGCCGGTGCTGGAAAGGGCGCAGGCGGATCCGCGCGTGGATTCCCTGATCGTGCCGGTGGGCAAAGGCGTGTTGATCTGCCGGAAGGAATGA
- a CDS encoding YqaE/Pmp3 family membrane protein, which yields MSLGRVLLCILLPPLAVIDKGCGSIVIVTLLTLIGWVPGVLGALIVLNRK from the coding sequence ATGTCGCTCGGACGGGTACTGCTCTGCATCCTCCTGCCTCCCCTGGCCGTCATCGATAAGGGCTGCGGTTCGATCGTCATCGTCACCCTGCTGACCTTGATCGGCTGGGTGCCCGGGGTCCTCGGGGCGTTGATCGTCCTGAACCGCAAGTGA